In Pyrenophora tritici-repentis strain M4 chromosome 6, whole genome shotgun sequence, the DNA window TCCGACGccgacgaagaagacgatATGAGTGCTACTCCCGCCTCAGAAGCTACCGAGACACCGTCACGCTCCTCGCCCACCTCTACCCCACCTTCCGATGCCTTCTCCTCCAACGCGCAGCCAACCCCCTCATCTGACGCCTCAACCAACGACCACGCTGCTCCAGCAAAAGGCAAAATTTCCGGGGAGCCCAACTCGAAACCCCAGACTGCGACGGGTGGTCTCGTCCCTGAAGAGTACAAGCCAAACACACAGCACAACCCCATGGTTGACGCGCGAGGAGACATGAGCAGCCTAGACAGCGAAAAGGAGAAGAGCAAGCAGAAGCCAAAGGGCGACAGCGACACAGAGAGGGCGAACAAGGCCAAGACCCAAGTTAAGAGTCAGGAGCCGGTTAACGAGAGCGAGAGCATAGTGCCAAAGGCCAGTCATGATGCTGGTGCCGAGGGGACCATTGTGGTGGGAAGGAAGTAAGACGAGAGAAATAGGAATCCTGGGAAGGAAGTAAAGAGCACAATAGGAAACATGTGAAAGATGACGAAACGTTATTGATGAGATGTTGTACATGTATAATCTATTTGTACTATATTGCATGTAAAACAGCTACAGCTACAGCTACAGCTACAGCTACAGCTACAGCATGGAGTAGGTAGGGACACAACGGTAAAAGGAGAAACTCCTCCAAGAGCAAATGAAGGCAGCGGTTTGTAGGGACGAGGAGTGTTTTGATAGAGAAACCAACTCATCTTTGCTTAACGTCACCTTTCGATCAACCAGACATCAACTTTACCCTACACGTGTAATCCCACCACAATACAAAAATCAACTTCTCACACATCATCTTCTCTCGTCATCGTATCTCACGTGGAAAAGGGGAACACGAAAAGTCTCGGACAAACATGATCAGTGAACAAGAAGTTAAGATTGTAAAATACACATTGACTAAAAAAAGGGGGCGCTTTGCCTCTTTCTTCCCTGAGATGGACGCCCACCCGCCCACCAAAAACACCTTTGAATTTACCTTGCCTTCCCTTGTCCTTTCTTAGTGGAACCAGCCTATGTTGAATCTTCCAACGATTGAACTGGGTGATTAAACTGAACTGAGATGGTGTACGGTGGTAGCCAGCCTTTTGTGAGTGTTGTTGTGGGGGGTTGTACCTGCACTACACAGGACCAACGATGCCACCCGCACCATCGCGTAAGTCGAGAAAGGAAGCAACCAAGAAACTAGATCGACCAAACCAAACCACATTTTCTAAATCTCGACCTTACTGTATCCCTCCGCGCCTTCACTGACTGGCTGCGTAACACCGGCATCAACACTATCCCTCTTGACCCCCATACTATCCTCGCCCTTGCCCACGCCAAAGAATCGCATAGCCTCCTCCAGCGCATGTACTGCCTCCTCGGCACTCAAGCTACCAGGTAGACCCTGACCGCCAATGGAGCCGGAGATGCGCTTCGTTGCGTCTTCGAGAGCGCGAACGCGGCGCTGGAAGTTGAGGCGATCCATGAAGAGTTGCTGGCGGCGACGCTGGAGGTCGCGACGTTCAGCTGACAGCAGTTTCTCAAAATCGTTGAAGTGTGCGAGTTTGAGTTGCAGTTTTTGCAATTGTAGGTTTACGGCGCCGGAGACGAGGCGTGTCATGTGGCGTTCTTCGTGGGAGGCGAGGGCTGAGGAGCGGGCGGCGGAGAGGGCAAAGGGGAGGGTGGCGAGGGGGTTGGTGGAGGTGGAGTCCTTGGTTGCTACTTCGGTTGAGGTGTCGATGTCCATGGCGTCTCCGCCTTCGGGCTTCACGTCTGAGGCAGTGGCTGCAGGTGTAGATTGCTCGCCTTCCTTTTCCTTGCCCTTCTCTGATGGTGCGGTTGGGGCTTTGTTGATCTTATCTTGGAGTATGCGCTTCATCTCACCCACGCTGCGCCCTGATGCCACGGCGGCTTCAGTTACGTTTGCAGGCGCAAGGCCAGCCAAGAAGCTGACTACACTGAGAATGGGGTTGTCTGCATGGTGGATGGGTACGCGACCTTCGCTGAGATACTCGAGATCGCGGAGGAACTTTGTTGATGGAGCTGCCGATTGGGATTCGGTGAGATCTGCTTCGATGTACTTATCCTCAATCTCAAGCTGGAGAAACTTCATCACACACTGCTCGCGCGTCTTGGTTTGTACGTGGTCTGCGACGCGGTTCCAGTCATCATCAAACTCCTCCAAGCCTTCGAGCAGCAGAAGAGTCTCCTCTTCCGTCCACTTCTCTTCGTTCTCAGCAGTGGCTGAGCTCTCTGGGTTCGAGATCTTGGTAAAGTCTACCGAAGAGGTGCCTGAAGGGAAGTTGCCCTCGACAAAGCACCTTGGGCAAAGATCCCGCTTGAGACCACCTCCTTGCTTCAATTGACCCGGTTGCTCAGACGGCTTCGTCTCGTGGAAGTGTACGCGAGTGCATTCGACGCCACAGCTGAAGCAGTTGATGACCTTGATTGGCTCCTTTGCAGCAGCCTCAAGGTTCTTGACATGGACTGATGCACCGTTTGCTTCTCCGTTGGCTGCCTTTGGCTCTGCAGATGCTTCTTTGCCATTGGCTTCGTAGATGTTGCGTCCAGCTAAAGACTTGGTCTCACTCTTTGCAGTCGGTTGCTGGCTAGCGGCGCGATCGGTGGCTGCAAGTTGCTTGCCTTCTGTCACTTTCGAGCCTGGTCCTGGCTGGAAAGGTTGCAGTCCGCGGGGAGTATCGACTGTGACACGGAAGTGGCCGGTGAATGGAGGACCAATGTTTGATGGCCGTTCTTGGGGATCCACCTAGACAACTGTTAGTCGTAATTCTTGTGCAATGGTGAAAAGGCATCTACCTGATAGTTAATCAGACCCCACTGTTCGAGAAAGGCGTGTACGCGCATGATGGCGCACACGTCTCCCGCGAGATTCCTTCGGCATGCGGTTACTGTAAGATACTCTGAAGGGTTAAGGCGGTAGGTATTGATCATGAAATCGCGGTAGTCTCGGTACACAGCTGGCGTCTTGCTGCGATTGCGGCCGTTGAAGAACTCGGGTAGGGCCTTGTGTTCGCGGTAGTCGATGTATCGCATGTCGAACCAGGTCGCATAGCTCGGAATGATGGTCGCATAGGTCTGAGTAACGAAATGGGAGCGTGCGGCTGATTGCAGGTCGGCCTTTGCCTGTGCCTCTGGGTCCATGGCATCGGCGCCTTCGCCATTCTCTTTCTTGGTATCATCTACACCGCCcatctcctcgtcttctTGGCCATCTGCATCCTCCGTCTCCGGTCCCGGACCGTCGGGTGCGTCTGGCGGGTTGTCTGGTGCATTTGCAGGTGTGGCAGTGGCTTCGTTTGATGACTCCTTGAGGGCGTCTTCGAGGAAGTTCGGGTCTGCCATGTGCCTTAGTAACTCGTCATTTGGCGCCGCAAATATACCCATCATGTCTTCCAATGTAGAAAGTTTATCTTGGCCGTCAAAGTAGCCGCTTTGCAGCCACTCGGAGTGGGCGGCAGACATGGTCGATGGTGGTGTTATCTGTGGGAGATATGTAGCTTACCTTGATCCAGTGCGTTTGCGTCTGCACCATTGTCTCCAGTGAGAGTGGGGTCATGGGCTGCTGTGCTTCCAGTCGCGTCGTCCGCCATAGCTACAATAGAGCTGTTGCGATGCGATAGCTCACTGTTAGGCGTTATGGGTGCGATGTCGCCCGAGGATATAGCTCGACGCAAATATTCTGGATGCGTGCGCAatagtagcttatttgcaCAGAATTATCGCGTCGCAATTGTTGGCAAATAAGGGTGGGGATGGGGGGATGACGGGGATGCGATGTGCGGCTGGTTGTGCGGCTGGTGTCGCGTCTGGAGTTCGCGATAGATCCTCGAACGGCCTAAGCAAAAGTCCACTTCAACACTAAAGTTAGCGCTAGGAGCAGCACATCACGTGATTTTTCTGCGCTCCACATGCAAGGGCTAGCGCCGGATATCGACCATGTCAAACCGAGGTCATACCTAGGCTAGATAGTCATACTCGGCCTTCGACCTCTCCGCGCTTTTGACCTCGCTTTCACTTTTGTTGTTCCAGACAATTCCATAGGGATTTAGCTCTTGTGAGGGTAATTCTTCGTCTTTCGTTATAGCCCACCATGTTCTCCCTTGCACGCCGATCCATCCTTCACGCAGGCCGAACACGGCTTCAGTTCACACGCTTTGCTTCTACACTCGCCGTTCTCGAACAAAAAGAGGGAAAACTTGTATCACAATCGCTTGCCGCCATCACAGCAGGAACAAAAATTGGAGGCTCAATAACAGCTTTTATTGCTGGAGGTGGGGTCAAGTCTGCCGCTGACGAGGCTGCCAAATCAAAGGGAGTAGAAAAGGTGGTTTACGTTGAGAATGGAGCCTACGATCGATGTCTTCCCGAGAACTATGCACCACTCTTGGTAGAGAACATCAAAAAGGGCGGATATACACATGTTGTTGCTGGCCACTCAGCCTTTGGAAAGAACATCATGCCCCGCGTCTCAGCGCTCTTGGATACGCAGCAGATATCAGACATTACTGCTGTTGAAAGCGAAGATAGTGAGTGGGCCGCTCACGATTCCGGGATTGCCTACTGATTCCATCTGCAGCCTTCGTTCGACCAATCTACGCCGGCAACGCCATCATGACGGTGCAATCGTCCGACAGCGTCAAGGTCATCACCGTCCGCGGCACCGCATTCCCCGCACCCGAGCCCGAAGGTGGCAACGCAACAGTCGAGGAGGGCGTAGACCCCAAGGCTGAGTGCGCAACTGAATGGGTATCCGAAGACCTACAAAAGTCTGATCGTCCCGATCTAGGCTCAGCAGAGCGAGTTGTGTCAGGAGGGCGTGGTTTGAAGTCCAAGGAGGAATTCGACAAGCTCATGCCACCTCTAGCAGATGCGCTTGGTGCCGCCATCGGCGCATCGCGAGCAGCAGTTGACAGTGGATTTGCCGACAACAGTCTGCAAGTTGGACAGACTGGAAAGAACGTTGCGCCGCAACTATACCTTTGCGCGGGTATCTCAGGGGCTATTCAACATCTGGCAGGTATGAAGGACAGCAAGGTTATTGCAGCCATCAACAAGGATGGCGAGGCGCCAATCTTCCAAGTCGCCGATGTTGGTCTCGTTGGTGATTTGTTCGAAAAGGTACCTGAGTTGACGGAGAAGCTAAAGTCACAGTAAGACCTGAGAGCCTCATCAAAATCGAAACTCAAAAGCTGTACATACTCAGATTGATGAAATAATCAAACCGTTCACACAATTTCGATGCAGCATCTGGGCCTGCCAATATCCTTGTCCGTACATGTCTTTCTACAGCATCACTCCATATGGTAGATTATATAGCATGACCTGCATGAAATCATGCAACCGCAACTTCCACGCCAGTGTCAATCCAGGTCCTTGGCGTGCGTCAGTGGCCGATCAACCACTAGCACATGTCACCCACGATCCGTCTCCAGGTCCACCCCGCCGATAGCCGAGTATTGTGGCACTTGCAGACCTCTAAGAGACGTGCCATTATCCGCTGCCAAGTATCCCTCAGTTCATCTTCTTTTGTCGTGACATATGCTTTTTTCTTTCCTATCCTCTCTTTCTCCACGTTGTTTCGCCGCTTTCGTGTTAGCCTTGTTTGACCAGCATCTACCTAGACATGGCAGTCACCGGACATTATTAAAGTACTTGCACGTGCATACCAGATCATCTATCGAGTGATAAGTCTGTATGATTCACGCCTTGTCTTCTTCCTACAAGCTCTGAACGCGCCCTTCAAATTGATAATGTCTCGCACACCACATTCTATTGATGATGCAGCATGAACAAAGTGAGCTGAATCAGCCCCACGGCTCGAAACATGCAACCCATTTCGAAGCCGATCACTCAGGGCCATCTCCCAACGCGAAAGGAAGCAGCAAAAAAAGATGGTGGAACATTTGGAAGAAATGGGAGGGTGAAGACAGTGATTGGTGGTTCGCGAGTACAGGTATCCCGCTTCTGGCTGCTACGCTTGGACCACTGGCAAATGTCAGCTCAATTGCGGCTCTGGTGACGCCATGGAGGCAACTGAACATCATAGATGGGGAAAAACTAACGGATTTTAATGGTGTACCGTTTGGCGATCCGAGATGGTGAGCAGACTGTCCCTTGACCGTCTTCCGGGAATTCCCGGGTATCACATGATCCGATAGTGTTGTCGAAGACGATGGAAAGCTTATGGCTAACAGAATCAGGTGCTATTGGATCAATGTAGTTTCTTTGGTATGCGGGTTTCTTGGTAGGAAGCGCCCAAATGTACCACCTCTATATTTTCACTGACTTGATGTCGCAGGCAATCTTTTCTTACTCCTCAACTTTACCCAAAGAATTCGATATATTATCGCCTTGCCGGCAACAGTAATATTGTGGTACCTTTCGTCCGGCTTTCTGATTGCCATTACAACATGTATGCACGTCTACGTACCGCCCATTCGACCGGAGCAAGGGTACACCCAGGGCTTTTGGTACGCCATCGCAGCAGCAGCATTTTACACAATATGTTCTATGATTCTAATGATCAACATGCTTGGATACTTCCTGGGAC includes these proteins:
- a CDS encoding FixB, Electron transfer flavoprotein, alpha subunit; its protein translation is MFSLARRSILHAGRTRLQFTRFASTLAVLEQKEGKLVSQSLAAITAGTKIGGSITAFIAGGGVKSAADEAAKSKGVEKVVYVENGAYDRCLPENYAPLLVENIKKGGYTHVVAGHSAFGKNIMPRVSALLDTQQISDITAVESEDTFVRPIYAGNAIMTVQSSDSVKVITVRGTAFPAPEPEGGNATVEEGVDPKAECATEWVSEDLQKSDRPDLGSAERVVSGGRGLKSKEEFDKLMPPLADALGAAIGASRAAVDSGFADNSLQVGQTGKNVAPQLYLCAGISGAIQHLAGMKDSKVIAAINKDGEAPIFQVADVGLVGDLFEKVPELTEKLKSQ